From Oncorhynchus masou masou isolate Uvic2021 chromosome 7, UVic_Omas_1.1, whole genome shotgun sequence, one genomic window encodes:
- the zgc:101744 gene encoding receptor expression-enhancing protein 6-like, with the protein MLAQLHNRYEALLNENNFVTDLLATMEEKTGIQKKYIASGVVSLISLYLLFGYGASLLCNLIGFVYPAYLSIKAIESKKKDDDTQWLTYWVVYGFFSIAEAFSDIFLSWFPFYYAGKCLFLLWCMAPVTWNGSAVLYSRVVRPVFLRHQATLDSVVNNLTDKAKNMADTVTKEAVNQVLKNDKNQ; encoded by the exons ATGTTAGCCCAACTTCATAACCGCTATGAGGCTTTGTTGAATGAAAATAACTTTGTGACAGATCTCCTAGCTACGATGGAGGAGAAAACTGGGATACAGAAGAAATATATCGCTTCAG GTGTGGTCTCTCTGATCAGTTTGTATCTGTTGTTTGGCTATGGAGCCTCTCTCCTCTGTAACCTGATTGGCTTTGTCTACCCAGCGTACCTCTC AATCAAGGCCATAGAGAGTAAGAAGAAAGACGATGACACTCAGTGGTTGACCTACTGGGTGGTCTACGGATTCTTCAGTATTGCAGAGGCTTTCTCTGACATCTTCCTCTCCTGGTTCCCCTTCTACTATGCTGGCAAG TGTCTGTTCCTGCTGTGGTGTATGGCTCCGGTGACGTGGAacggttctgctgttctctactCCCGTGTGGTCCGTCCCGTGTTCCTCAGACACCAGGCTACCCTGGACAGTGTCGTCAACAACCTGACTGATAAGGCCAAGAACATGGCTGACACTGTCACTAAAGAAG ctGTCAACCAGGTCCTCAAGAATGACAAGAACCAGTGA